In Sulfitobacter albidus, the following proteins share a genomic window:
- a CDS encoding CBS domain-containing protein: MLVSQILSGKTSDTLVTALPSITLSEAAARLGEAGIGTLLISRDGATADGILSERDIVRQIGKRGAACLSEPVETVMTRKLVTCTREMRADQVLQKMTDGRFRHMPVLDDAGTLVGLISLGDVVKARLMELAMENDALEGMIRGH; this comes from the coding sequence ATGCTGGTATCTCAAATCCTGAGCGGCAAGACGAGCGATACGCTGGTGACCGCGCTGCCGTCGATCACATTGTCGGAGGCCGCAGCGCGCCTTGGCGAGGCGGGGATCGGCACGCTGCTGATCTCGCGCGATGGGGCCACCGCCGACGGCATCCTGTCGGAGCGCGACATCGTGCGCCAGATCGGCAAGCGCGGCGCGGCCTGTCTGAGCGAGCCTGTCGAGACCGTGATGACGCGCAAACTGGTCACCTGCACGCGCGAGATGCGCGCCGATCAGGTGCTGCAAAAGATGACCGACGGACGGTTCCGTCACATGCCCGTCCTGGATGACGCGGGCACGCTGGTGGGGCTGATCAGCCTTGGCGACGTGGTCAAGGCCCGGCTGATGGAGCTTGCGATGGAGAATGACGCGCTTGAGGGGATGATCCGCGGGCATTAA
- the coaD gene encoding pantetheine-phosphate adenylyltransferase has translation MRVGLYPGTFDPITLGHLDIIRRAATLVDKLVIGVAINRDKGPLFSLEERVALVEAECSELAAQTGIEITVHPFENLLIDCARDVGAQMIVRGLRAVADFEYEYQMVGMNRQLDDAIETVFLMAEAQHQAIASKLVKEIARLGGDVSNFVTPRINAELRARFDEKA, from the coding sequence ATGCGCGTCGGTCTGTATCCCGGAACCTTTGACCCGATCACACTGGGACATCTCGACATCATCCGCCGCGCCGCCACATTGGTCGACAAGCTGGTGATCGGTGTTGCGATCAATCGCGACAAGGGGCCGCTTTTCTCGCTCGAAGAGCGGGTGGCGCTGGTCGAGGCGGAATGTTCCGAATTGGCCGCGCAGACAGGGATCGAGATCACCGTGCACCCGTTCGAGAACCTTTTGATCGATTGTGCCCGCGATGTCGGTGCGCAGATGATTGTGCGCGGGCTGCGCGCAGTGGCCGATTTTGAGTATGAATATCAAATGGTTGGCATGAACCGGCAGCTCGATGACGCGATCGAGACGGTGTTCCTGATGGCCGAGGCACAGCACCAGGCGATCGCGTCAAAGCTGGTCAAGGAGATTGCGCGCCTGGGCGGCGACGTGAGCAATTTCGTAACCCCCCGCATCAATGCGGAGTTGCGCGCCCGATTTGACGAAAAGGCCTAG
- the gap gene encoding type I glyceraldehyde-3-phosphate dehydrogenase, protein MTIKVGINGFGRIGRCVLSHIAASGREDIEVVKLNATGPIETAAHLLRYDSVHGRFPGEITVDDNYINLGQNDIEVMSTYNLDELDWSGCDVVLECTGKFNDGNKARAHITQGAKKVLLSAPGKNVDRTIVFGVNDDELQKTDTMISNGSCTTNCLAPLAKVMHESVGIESGLMTTIHSYTGDQPTLDRRHKDLYRARAAAMAIIPTSTGAAKALGEVLPALKGKLDGTAMRVPTPNVSAVDLTFTAGRDVTVEEINAAAKSAAEGHMRRVMAYDPAPKVSIDFNGTEFSSIFAPDQTIVVADRTVRVLAWYDNEWAFSVRMADVAVAMGELG, encoded by the coding sequence ATGACCATCAAAGTCGGTATCAACGGTTTCGGCCGTATCGGCCGTTGCGTGCTGTCGCACATCGCCGCGTCGGGGCGCGAGGACATCGAAGTGGTCAAGCTGAACGCCACAGGCCCGATCGAGACGGCGGCCCACCTGCTGCGCTACGATTCGGTGCACGGACGCTTCCCCGGCGAGATCACGGTCGACGACAATTACATCAACCTCGGCCAGAACGATATCGAGGTGATGTCGACCTACAACCTCGATGAGCTGGACTGGTCGGGCTGCGATGTGGTGCTGGAGTGCACGGGCAAATTCAACGACGGCAACAAGGCCCGCGCACATATCACCCAGGGCGCGAAAAAGGTGCTGCTCTCGGCACCGGGCAAGAACGTCGACCGCACCATCGTTTTCGGCGTCAACGACGATGAGCTGCAAAAAACCGATACGATGATCTCGAACGGGTCGTGCACCACGAACTGCCTCGCCCCGCTCGCCAAGGTCATGCACGAATCCGTCGGCATCGAAAGCGGCCTGATGACCACGATCCACAGCTACACAGGCGACCAGCCGACGCTCGACCGCCGTCACAAGGATCTGTACCGCGCGCGCGCCGCCGCCATGGCGATCATCCCGACCTCCACCGGCGCGGCCAAGGCGTTGGGCGAAGTGCTCCCCGCGCTCAAGGGAAAGCTCGATGGGACCGCGATGCGCGTGCCCACGCCCAACGTCTCTGCCGTGGATCTGACATTCACCGCCGGGCGTGACGTCACGGTCGAGGAAATCAATGCCGCGGCCAAATCCGCCGCCGAAGGGCATATGCGCCGGGTGATGGCCTATGACCCCGCGCCCAAAGTCTCGATCGATTTCAACGGCACGGAGTTCAGCAGCATCTTTGCCCCCGATCAGACCATCGTCGTGGCCGACCGGACCGTGCGGGTGCTCGCGTGGTACGACAATGAATGGGCGTTCTCGGTGCGCATGGCGGATGTCGCGGTGGCGATGGGAGAGCTTGGCTAA
- a CDS encoding DUF808 domain-containing protein has protein sequence MSGLIALFDDVAAIAKVAASSVDDVIGQATKASAKAAGAVIDDAAVTPKYVQGFDADRELPIIWRITKGSLRNKLLILLPVGLALSAFAPWLIAPLLMLGGAYLCFEGAEKVAHVMGWSHGHEDHPGKEEVIEDPAKLEEQKAQGAIKTDFILSAEIMTISLAAIPESGFWMEAATLATVAILITVAVYGSVALIVKMDDVGLAMATKGRLSLTRAVGRGLVKGMPGFLKLLTIVGTAAMLWVGGSIIVHGLAEMGVHGPEDFIYGVAKTLSAPFTTGAGLIDWLTKAVIDGILGLALGLALIPVGERLITPIWRKVTGAVPV, from the coding sequence ATGAGTGGATTGATTGCCCTGTTCGATGATGTCGCCGCGATTGCAAAGGTGGCGGCGTCTTCGGTCGATGACGTGATCGGGCAGGCGACCAAGGCATCGGCCAAGGCGGCGGGCGCGGTGATCGACGATGCGGCGGTGACGCCGAAATACGTGCAGGGCTTTGACGCCGATCGCGAACTGCCGATCATCTGGCGCATCACCAAGGGCAGTCTGCGCAACAAGTTGCTGATCCTTCTACCGGTGGGGCTCGCGCTGTCGGCCTTTGCGCCCTGGCTCATCGCGCCGCTGTTGATGCTGGGTGGGGCGTATCTGTGTTTCGAGGGGGCCGAAAAGGTCGCGCATGTCATGGGGTGGAGCCACGGGCACGAGGATCACCCCGGCAAGGAGGAGGTGATCGAGGATCCCGCCAAGCTCGAAGAGCAGAAGGCGCAGGGGGCGATCAAGACCGATTTCATCCTGTCTGCTGAAATCATGACGATCTCGCTCGCCGCAATTCCCGAAAGCGGTTTCTGGATGGAGGCGGCGACGCTGGCCACGGTGGCAATCCTGATTACGGTAGCGGTCTACGGATCGGTCGCGCTGATCGTCAAGATGGACGATGTGGGGCTGGCTATGGCGACCAAAGGTCGGTTGTCGCTTACCCGGGCTGTGGGGCGCGGCCTGGTCAAGGGGATGCCGGGCTTTCTCAAACTGCTGACCATTGTGGGCACGGCGGCGATGCTGTGGGTCGGTGGCTCGATCATCGTGCACGGGCTGGCCGAGATGGGCGTACACGGGCCAGAGGATTTCATCTACGGTGTCGCCAAGACGCTGAGCGCCCCGTTTACAACCGGCGCGGGGCTGATCGACTGGCTGACCAAAGCGGTGATTGACGGGATTCTGGGGCTTGCACTGGGGCTCGCGCTCATCCCCGTGGGCGAGCGGCTGATCACACCGATCTGGCGTAAGGTGACGGGCGCGGTGCCAGTCTGA